The window CTTGATCAATGTTTCAATACGGGCACATTCATCTTTAGCTTTTTGATATTCACATTTCAACTGGAATAAAACactcaattcattttcacgaatttttttttcaagttcgGTTCTTTCCtctttgattttgatcacgTCATGGGTgatggtatttttttcttcctctAAACTTTCAAGTTGACGAGATGTTTCTTCGGCAACTTTAATGTTTTTCTGCATAACTTGTtgcattttttccaatccCATATGGACATAGTATAAATCGAGTAAAActtgttgaattttcaaaacattgattgtttttatgagtgaattatttttttgtgtttcagAATTGAGAAAatcgacaaatttttttgactgataaaatttttgtttctcttgaACCAACAGATTGagttcattttcttttctcgaATATTGTGTCTAATTATACAAACATTGATtacaataaattaatttattataatgaGATGAAAACACAAACCTTTAAATCTTCATATTCAGTTTTGAAGACTTGACTTCCAGATAATTCTTCGAGAATTTTAGTAAAATTTTTCGGATCTTCTTGaataaatcgatcaattttttcctgAAAAATCAGAAAAGATTTATGGTTCGAATTGAATCCAAGTTTCAATAACCCATCGATGTAAACATTTTTCGcaacattttgatcattaatgTAGTAAAGATATGATTTATTACGGGCAATTGATCGTCGAAAAAATACGGATAAATTGGAATCTTGTTTCGATCTGAAACGTAATTCAACATAaactttttgatttgaatcatcatatgaataaTCACTACTTTCATCACTTTGATAGTATGAGTCATTGGTCAAACTGGCTGCATTTCTAAGCCGTAACTTTTCATTTCTGaccaataaaacaaaactaatGGCATCCATTAGATTCGATTTACCCGAACCATTTGGACCGATAATTACAGTCAAATCGGTGAATGGGCCAATAACATGTTCGCCACGATATGATTtaaagttgaaaattttcacccCAATCAAATAGAATGGTCCATAATCACACCAAGAAAATTCGTCatccatcatgatcaatattacaaatgaatgaacgaaaacaaagaacaaatgatgttgaaaaaaaaggaagagCGTAAAAAGAGAATGTGCTATATGCACCCAATGTAGGGTCTTGTCATGTTGaaatattgtttttcaaaactGAATCGAAACCTtggaaataataaatcattaaataaataaagatgaatcaagttttttattttgtttcaaataaaaattattattctaatTCGGTTAATTAAAATCATGCCAATAGAatggaaagaatttttcttttaattgaCATTCGACAATTTCTTGTCCAtcgaattcattgaaatgaacTTTATTTCGTCGGTAATCACAGGCTCGAATACGTATATTCATGGGAAATTCAttaacaaatgaattgagCATTGATCGTTCAACACTAGTCATTACTAGACTGGCctgaaatatttttatggaattttcattttcattctccATCCGTAATAGTTTGCGTGCATGAACAATACAAGATGCTAATGTAGTCTCGCCGATATCGATACATCCATCTAAATTAATAAATCGAAGatttcgacatttttttaacAATGAAGCAgcttcatcatctttgatAAACTCATCACCACGTAATATTAATACTTGAAGACTTGAAATTAACGATGATAGATgttcgattgaatttttagcgataaaatgattatgtACAGCttcgaaataaaataaatctgTACAAGTGCCAAGATTGCGTAATGCTCGAGCATCAGTCAATTTATGCCGATGTCTTAGATTCAGAACTATTTGCATCAATCCTTTACAAGAACAGATTATTTCGTTTATGGAATTATCACTTATTCGTCCAACATGACGTAAACTCAATATTCTTAGGTGGATCAATCGAgcaattgaacaaaatccAGCATCGCTAAGACAGTCAAGACCAGCTTCATCATAATAGGTGAATTCTTCGAAACTAATGTCCAGATGATTTAGATTGGAACATTTTGAAGTGATagcaatcaatgattgatcatttattCCACTGTTACATAATATTTCAACCAAATTTGGCAAACAAGGTTGAACCATCTCAATCAATCGTTCGGGAGTTAATCGCCAACAATCCTGTAAGTTTAatctttttaaatttttcactgTAGAATGTCTCAAACAATGACCCGTTATTAGACAATTATTGCTGATATTTAGTGACTCTAGAATCGTGCAATTATCCAATATACAATGTAATGTTCGTTCATTGATATCACAGCCAGAAAGATTCAAATGCAATAGCCTAGACATTGTACCTAATTTTGCGatgaattttccattcagACCGATTGAATTTTCCAAATTGATCGAAACTAATCGTGGAAGATGTTGTGAGATAAAATTAAATACTTCTTCATccagatgataataatgaaaacttATTCGTGAAAGATGTGGACAACGTATACAGTATCGATCAATTATTTCAGCCACATTACAACAATgtatagaaacaaaacatgaTGTTGGCtgaatcattgttttcatccatttatcatgataatcaGTACCTTTATGTGACaataattgttgattatacTCCGGATATTCATTGTATTCATAAAATTCACAATGAAATGCTATTGATGGTACAAAGTAGAGACGAGCAAAATTTGGATTAACAAATACGATGCCTTCTAATTTTGGTGCTCGTCCTTTTATGTTTGTACGCCATATTTCTTcccatttttcaaatgaaacatgTGTACATtgattgctgttgatgaatgGCCATTTATTAAATCCGTTTCTATCCGAATccatccatgatgatgatgatgttgtgcTTTGGATGGGAATTTTAATCGATGTGATAGAACTTTGTCCaattcgattgatcgatttatcCACATTCAGATCATTTTTGTAATTGATCATCTGTTGTTTATTCGATGGTTGTAGATGAGTTTTCGATGCACGAAACATTCGGAATAAATCTTccatattttgaaaaaaaccgaatagttagcaacaaacaaacattcatatTCGGATAATAAGaacatttttatataattttcaaaacaatataatttaattaaaaaactAAATTATTTGGgaaaatcaattgttttttttcagactcgaataataacaaaaatgacaattgaaaatgtttatcTTCTCAACAACATATTTATATTGCGCATGTATCAAATACATGGTTTTTGGAATTAACAGTGATTCCTCAATTTATGATAACTTTAGTTTACCAATAACCGCATACCACTGTATCaaacaatgagaaaaaaatctaatccaAAAAGGGATTCCCGGGATTCTTTTATcgaaaatatcatcaatataactGGTATACTTTTGCTCTATTCAATAATGACCATTCGGCTAGCTTTTTAAccttttatttattgaaaaaaaaaatttcaaacccAAAAATAGGGTcctagcaaaaaaaaatatttttttttttcatgtataTATTCAACATGCATGTGTCGACACCGttggacttgttattttaCAAGCTCACTCACACTAACATAAACATTTACTTCTACtctcgttgttgtttctctcaatttttattatacgCGCGTATATACGTATATTTTGATGACTGCGCCCGCTTGTATATGTGCTATATATTAtcttatgatgatgctgatgatagAGGGACTCCTTCTCCATTTTATATATCTGGGTTCTATGAATAtaatttgtgtgtatgtgagtGGTTTATCCATATATCATTGagatcaatgttgttgttgttgttgtttttttttaggatCCAATCATTTGTTGGAACTGTATATTGGATTCTAAAACTATTCTAAACtgaatcatttattcatcatcattgctgaTTTTATGTTGATAGTAATGTATTGAATACTAAACTCTCATTTGTGTGAGTGAAACAGAAAGAGTGGGAGAGAACGAAAGATCAAGAACAGAATACGAAATCCatctgagaaaaaaaaattcatcccCTCTTTCATCTCCTCCGCCTTTTTCAAtcaactcatcatcatcatcatcaattgatattcatgagtgaatgtttgtttcttaactaaaatataattttttttctcttgaatgATATATATCCTTTTTAAAGgtgaaaatattattattatatgtatGAGTGTTGaatttgtgtttgtgcatATAGTGAGGAATCAAATTCCAATAGCAAATAtagtttattttgttttcaatacaTTGAAATGCCCCCCtacaatgaattttgaatcaatgtgCGTGAGCGtcttctatgatgatgaattgattaatatCCATAATTAACAATCTACCTtgtttttctcgtttttttttttgctcattttGTTGCTccattcagatttttttttcagtttgtgtttgtttttgaaacaaatccATATATATAAGATATATGTACCGTTCTTTATAGTTTGTGCATTTAAATGTTCAAGGATTCTTCTATATCTCTTGGTACATCAGGAATGATTCATCATACggtattttattattttatctataattatatgattattaatttcggttttattttttttctctttcctCATGTTCatcgaaaaatttattgaattaattaccagagaacaattatcatccaaaatgatgattaaaattgtGTCTATAACAATGACCGTTATACGCGCTAAAAATGACGAACATTTTATCAATAGAAAAATACTACTACAAAATCTTGAAATCTGATTTTACAAAAATCGTATGtcaaaatttctttcattcaaacaaacaaaaaaaaaattctcgatAATCAGTCAATCAACGACAATAATGTCCGGCAATATTTGAttctaaatttaaaattgaaaattcaaatcgacTAAAtacgataataatcaatctaTGATCGATTCTCATTTGTTTTAAAATCTGATCAGGTCATCATCGAACAAATCAAGACAAACTGATAGAGttaaacaaagaaaaaaacgaaacatcATTCTTTATCTTCATAGTCTGTGAACAAAATTTCTCCAACAACAGTGAAAAAGATATAGTGAtcaccaatcatcataaatataagagaaatttttttttgcatttgcCCCCCGTTATAACATGTGacttatatatgatgatgatgatgatgatgatgatgatagttttATTTGCCTAATCATCtttgtgtatgtattttgattgataaatgtgCAAGAGATTTCGACAGTTTTTTTACGGTGTTTCTATGTGTACGCAATAATAAAactataacaacaaaaatgactacgaataatttgaattttcaatgatgattgaattaaaaagaaaaaaatcgcgCCATTCATACAACATATAGATATTACCTTTCAATACTGTCTAACAGGTTGGTATTAgtttacaaacacacacacacacacaaatgacaaaaaatttgtaaaattctcaaataaaaatcaaagaatccGAATTAAT of the Dermatophagoides farinae isolate YC_2012a chromosome 1, ASM2471394v1, whole genome shotgun sequence genome contains:
- the LOC124492643 gene encoding uncharacterized protein LOC124492643, coding for MEDLFRMFRASKTHLQPSNKQQMINYKNDLNVDKSINRIGQSSITSIKIPIQSTTSSSSWMDSDRNGFNKWPFINSNQCTHVSFEKWEEIWRTNIKGRAPKLEGIVFVNPNFARLYFVPSIAFHCEFYEYNEYPEYNQQLLSHKGTDYHDKWMKTMIQPTSCFVSIHCCNVAEIIDRYCIRCPHLSRISFHYYHLDEEVFNFISQHLPRLVSINLENSIGLNGKFIAKLGTMSRLLHLNLSGCDINERTLHCILDNCTILESLNISNNCLITGHCLRHSTVKNLKRLNLQDCWRLTPERLIEMVQPCLPNLVEILCNSGINDQSLIAITSKCSNLNHLDISFEEFTYYDEAGLDCLSDAGFCSIARLIHLRILSLRHVGRISDNSINEIICSCKGLMQIVLNLRHRHKLTDARALRNLGTCTDLFYFEAVHNHFIAKNSIEHLSSLISSLQVLILRGDEFIKDDEAASLLKKCRNLRFINLDGCIDIGETTLASCIVHARKLLRMENENENSIKIFQASLVMTSVERSMLNSFVNEFPMNIRIRACDYRRNKVHFNEFDGQEIVECQLKEKFFPFYWHDFN